From the Campylobacter volucris genome, the window TTTGCAAAAGCATTAATGAAAATACGCCCTGATCTTGAACATTGAATTTATTTTTTGATAAATAAGTGTAGATGAAATTATAGCATTTTAATGGATCTTCTATAAGATCAGTAAAAACCAAAATACCTGTTTGATAAACACATTTATTAGGATAATTATTTTCTAAAGGTAATGCGGTTTTAATCAAAGTTTTGCCTAATCTTGCTCCAAAATGATATTTTTTACTTCGCAAACGATAAAGTTCGCTAATATCTTTTAACAACAATACATCAAAATCAAGATAAATAATACACTCGCATTCATGTAAAAACTTAAATGCTTCAAATCTAGCAAAAGCCATATGAGTCCATCTTTTAATAAAAAACAAATCTGAAATTTTATCTTGGCTTTTGTCTTGATTTATAAGTTTAGTAAAATGTTCTTGGGTAAATAGTATAAATTTAATAGTTTTATTTTTGACAATTTTTTTCATTATGTCTTGATCTTGAGTGGAAAAACCATCATGGATGATATAAAATATATCTATTTTTTCACTCATTACATCCATAATGTTAATGAGTAAAGTTCCTATTGTAAAACTTGAATTTTTAGTTGCAGCCAGTAAAATTCCTAGTTTGTATTTCATAAATTATCTTTTTGTTATTTTATAGAGTAAATTTCCTATTAATTGTATGATTTGCACTAAAATGATTAAAATTATTACAGTTTGTATCATGATTTGGGTGTTAAATCTTTCATAACCATAGCGTATAGCCACATCTCCTAAACCTCCTCCTCCAACAGTTCCTGCCATAGCAGAAAAACCTACAACTACGATTAAAATCATGGTTGTACCATTAATGATACTTGGAAGTGCTTCATTAAGCATGACTTTAAAAATGATTTGAGTTTTACTTGCTCCATAAGATCTTGCAGCTTCTATAATGCCTTGATCAATTTCCTTAAAAGCACTTTCTATCATCTTAGCTAAATACGGAGCTATTCCTATAGTAAGAGGGACTATAGTTGCTGTTGTTCCAATGCTCATACCAACGATATATTTAGTAAATGGGCTTAAAACTACAATTAAAATCAAAAATGGAAAAGATCTTAATATGTTAATGATAAAATCAAGCACATTATAAATACTTTTATTTTCACATAATCCTCCTTTATCTGTAACGGTAAGC encodes:
- a CDS encoding glycosyltransferase — translated: MKYKLGILLAATKNSSFTIGTLLINIMDVMSEKIDIFYIIHDGFSTQDQDIMKKIVKNKTIKFILFTQEHFTKLINQDKSQDKISDLFFIKRWTHMAFARFEAFKFLHECECIIYLDFDVLLLKDISELYRLRSKKYHFGARLGKTLIKTALPLENNYPNKCVYQTGILVFTDLIEDPLKCYNFIYTYLSKNKFNVQDQGVFSLMLLQNNFKVKNLKDKYTGSTHYLTNMMQNASLVHASGTNSRFWNSSLCNQTWPSWQKYYEQWQELGGSKYQGKIQIDKKQAKQRIKYHLSYKLGYAIIDAAKNKKKIFLLPYTLLRIYYQHKNIAKKFQEDIKNNPHLKLPPLKTYEDYPTEGLQNKRSYSYKIGKKLIRAQKNWRKGGYFIFIKQLKKMSQIHKNK